CATCTCCAGCTCTGTACATTTGCTCTCAGCCAGAGCAAACATACACACCCAAGTCTTGGGTGGGAAGATGAGGGTCAGAGTTCATCTGGGCCCTGGTATAAGTGTACAGCCAGGATCCCTGCCTGCCAGTTGTCCCAGTACATGCAAAATATGTACTGTGTTTAGGCTAGGCATATGCCCCTTCCTGGCTCATGAACCCTGTGGAGTGCTCTGTGGCCCTCCCCATACTTTGCTTGTAGCTGAGCCTCCTACCCCAGCCCATACGGTGATGGCTGAGACCCATGATGTTGGCACTCTTCACAGGAAGGAGCCTGCAGGGTACTCTAAGGCTGGTCCATCTGGGTCCCTGTAGGAGCCTGTCAGGCCTACCTGCACCACCTGTCTCCAAATAGCGCTGAGTAGGAAGCTGGGATAGGGCAATAGGAGGAGCAAAAACTGCAAAATAGTGCAAATCTCTCTCCCTGCCAGACCTTGCCCTGATTCTAGAGCTGCAGGTACAAAGAAATGTGGCAGGAGACTAGAAGGGCAACCAGGGATGAGGGGTGGACTGTGAGAAGGGCCAGGTCTGAGCTGCCCAACTCTGCTCTTCTCTATTCTTAACCTTGGGTATTTGGCACATGCAAAGAGATGGGATATAGACAACCTGAGGGAACCACTCTCCTAACCACTTTCCTGCCCCAAAGATGTTTTTACTGGGACAGGGGAGGGCAGAAGGCAGTGATGGGGGCTGCGTCTTCGAAGGATCTGAGTCTTCAGAGTGGGAAGATGAGGAAGCCAGAGAAACTTGAGTATTTCCAGCCACCTAGCAGATTCCCCCGACGTAGACGCAGGGACACCCGGTCCCCAGGGTCCAGGGGAAGCAGCACAGAGCTGGTGGCTGCCTCCCGGGTCACATCAGGATCATTGGCAAAGGCTGAGATGACAGGCCATGTATTCAACATCAGGCTTACCTGGGGAGGGGAGCCCAGTTAGCATCCATCCCCCACACCCTAGCTCAGGACCCTCACTTTGCCAAGGGCTTCCTCTTCAGAACCTGGGGCTTAATGGACTCTCCTGGTAGTGCTGAGGGGTGGCCAGTGTTTGACTCTAAACATTATCCACACTGTGGTAGGCAGGACCTTTCCTCGCTTGCTCCTGGCCACCAGGACACAAGTCAGTGGAGAGtttgcccagggctcagtggtgcTCCActtatgccccctcccctccctcaagAGCTGGGGATGGGCCCAGCATTCAGATCACCTGGACAGTTTGGCGATTGTACACCTTCACCACATGGAACCGGAAGCTGTAGACTCCCCGGACAGGGGCCACGAAGGAGCCTGAGGCCCGGTCAAAGCCACCGCCCTCATTCACCAGGACCTGGGGGAAGCAGATCCTGCTGAGTGGGGCTCAGGGATGCCAGAGTGGGGCTCTCTGGGATAACACTGGGGATGGGACAGGGGCAATGAGTATGGGAAAGAAGAGGTGGTAAGCAGGAGTGAACAGGAAtgtacagatttaaaaaaaatggtaaaagGGGCAAGGAGGAGTGTGTGTAAGTATGAAGGGAAGGGAAACAATCAGTGGCGACATTAGGGGAAGATGTAGGGAGTTGTTTTCTTGAAGGGTCATCAAAGTGGGCTTGGACAGTTGATTGCAAGTCTTTGTGGTTCTTTGGACAGGGGTGCAGGGTTGGTGGAGGGGAGGTTACCTGGTCAAAGTAGATAGCCCCGCTGGTGCCGTTGCCGGTCTCCCCTGCTGGCTCATGGTGGTGGCTTCTAACTGCAGCAAATGCCACTCTTCCGGGGGGCGCCTCTCCCAGGGCTGCTCCCCCGGGGCCCCCTGCAGCAGCTCGGCCAGGCTCACAAACCACCAAGCATTCACCCTCCAGCAGGACAGGCTCTGACCCCTCCTGGGCCAACCCTGCTCCCAGGGCCAGAAGCAACAGGGCTACGGGCAGCCCCAGGCTGTGCAAGGGATATGGCAGCCAGTGTCTTCTTGCTCCCAACATGGCTGAGTGCCTCTTCAGCTCACAAGTGTCTTATCTTCTGCCTCCTTTCTGCTGCCCTGGGCACTCACTACCCCTCACCCTGCTCCTCTGCCCTCTCTCTGGGTCTCACTGTCATCTGGCCTCTGGACCTCCCTCTCCATACCTCTCTGTGTCCTGCAGCTCTGTCCTGCCTCCCACTCGTTTACTCCTGCTGTCACTGCAGTTCCCTCCTCCTTGGCAGAACATGAAGTGACAGCAGTTGGGTTCTGGGAGGGAGAAGAGGATATGAAGACAGGACAGAAAGGCTAAGCCAGAGTTCTAGGTTGGCCCCTATGGATGGGCTAGTACGGGAGGCTCCACCTGGGGTGATGGAGAACTAGGTATAGGTGAACATGTGAGATACAGTTCTAAagctccttcctttcctcctctaTTCAAAACCTCTCACAAAACAGCAGCCCTTCCCTGTAGCACCTTTCCATTTAGTAGGAGAGAGGGGTGTCCTGTCTTCCCTACAATTGTTTTAATGGAAAGGGCTTGCACCAAGAGTCTCACAATCTTGTGACCCTGGCCCAGtcactttctctttttgttcttCCATATTTTCATGCCAAGGGATCAAACTTTCAACGAATGATTCCTCTTTCCCAAGAAACAAATGAGCAGAACACGCAAGAACCCCGAAGGCCGGGAGAcaaaggagagctggaagggaaGCCAGAAGGCTGAGTGGCCTAGAGAACTGCCGGCGACAGGACTGGGCGGAGTCGGGGACGCGGGGCGGGGTGGTGGCTAGAGAAGGCCCGGCGCGCGCGGGGGAGGAGGAAGCGCGCCTCTGGGCTGCGTGCCAGGGCATTGCAGGCGCGGTCGGGGGAGGAGCGGGGCTGACTCCGCCCTAACCCAGGAAGTGACTCAAAAAATAGTTTGAGAGGTGGAGAGACGAGGTGCTCGTTGGGTGAGGAACCCAGGAAGGCCCGCCCAGATTCGGGCCCCATGCCCTAGTCCCCTGGGCTGGGGGCACGGGCGAAGCTGGGGCCCTGGGGTACCAAGAGGCGCCAGCGGGACGTGAGGCTGGAGCCCGCGGCTTAGGCGGGTAGGCGCCCTTCCCTGGCGCCCGGGAGCCAGCAGCCGGGCACGCGCGGCGGCTACTGGGAGCACGGCCTGTCCCGGGGCAGAGGCCGCAGGGGACTGTGGCGGGGGCGGGCCCCGGGTGGGGCGCGTGGCGTGACGGAGTGGGGCGTGGACAGCTGGGGATGGGGCAGGCGGAGAAGTGGGAGTGGCTAGAGCCTTGGAAATGGCAGGAGAGGGGCCCCAGAGTACAGCTCAGTACAAGCCCCTGGTGAGGATTCATTAAGAGTCTTGAAACCTGAAGATTGCAGAGTACCCCGAGGAGAGAGACTCTTTCGATTCCTGCTTACCTCCAGACGGGAGCTGGCCCCCCACCCTTCCTGCTCAGGCCTGTGGTCATTCTCCAGAGGGCAGCCGCCCATCCCAGATAGCCTTGTTTACCATGACTActtcttaggaagatagaaggcccATGTTTGGATACTCTGACACTCTTCCTACTGCCAAGAAGGACTCAGATACTGGTTAGCAATTGTTTACCAGAATTGTGACTAGGTGCTACCTGTTGATCTTTGATATAGGTGGGGAGATCAAGTTTTGGGTTGAGGGGATAGTGAGGCTCTGagcttccttcttccctccaggACAAGGGGAAGAAGCCATGCCTACTTTGGGGGCTGGTTCCTCAACCCCTGACCGCTTTGCGGTGTCTGCGGAGGCAGAAGACAAGGTTCGGGAGCAGCAGGCCCGTTTGGAGCGCATCTTCAGCGTGGGAATGAGTGTCCTCCCTAAGGACTGCCCTGAGAACCCTCACATCTGGCTGCAACTTGAGGGCCCCAAGGAGAACGTCAGCAGAGCGAAGGTGAACCCTTCCCTGATCCTTCCCAGGGAGCCCTTCTGCACAGAGGCAGAGTtctaggagggggcaggggacGATCTAAACTTCATCATTCCACTAGCAACCTCAGTGTCCCTGAGCTTTGAGGCACTTTCTAGCTCTGTTTTCAGTTTTGGTTTCATTTCTGCTGTGACAGCTCAGGTTCTGCAAGGACTTATTTGTGCTCTTTTGAAGAATAGAGATAATCCAGCTGAGCAAGTGGGCCCTGCCAAGGAATTCATTGTATGTGGGAGGTCACTGTATGTgggtagggtgggggtggggaggtccAGCCACATTGCTTCCTTTGGAGTCAGGCAGGGGTTCTAATATGGCTCCACTACCTGCCTGCCTTGTGATCAGAGTCTTAGtttccttatttataaaatgggaaaaaatagtAGGCATCCTGGAGTTTGGGAATAATGAGGGGTAGATTCAAGCAGTTTCCTTTTCTGACATTTCCTTCCAGGAGTACCTGAAGGGTCTCTGCAGCCCAGAACTTCAAAATGAAATCCACTACCCCTCCAGACTACACTGCATCTTCCTGGGAGCCCAGGGCTTCTTCCTTGACTGTCTGGCTTGGAGCACATCAGCCCATCTGGTACCTCAGGCACCTGGTTCACTGATGATCAGTGGCCTAACTGAGGCCTTTGTTATGGCTCAAAGCCGTGTGGAGGAGCTGGTGGGGCGGCTGAGCTGGGACTTTCAGCCAGGACCATGCCCCAGAGCCTCTCAGAGTGCTGGAGTGCTGAGTGACTTCTCTGCCTTGCTGCAGCCCTGGGAGGATGTCCACACAGAGGCCCTGCTGCAGCTGCCCCTGGCTGTTCAGGAGGAGCTTCTGAGTCTAGTGCAGGAGGCGTCCAGTGGGCAGGGGCCACAAGTGTTAACCTCATGGCAGGGGAGAAGCCCAGACCTGCCGAGTACTCAGCACTGGGGAGTCAGGGCTCTCCAGAGTGGAGGTGGGGAGTCGTTGCGCCCTGAATCTGTGGggtgcagagaatcaaaaggagcAGAGGGAGGGAGTCATACTATTGAGAAGGATCAAGGGAAACAAGGTGGTTCCAAGGAGATGGATTTGTGGTGGAAGGAGCTGCCTAAGGAAGAGGCCTGGGACAGAGAAGTGGCTTTCAGGCCATATTCAGCAGGTGGAGGGACAGGGGAAGATGGGCCCCTGAAAAGAAAGGCCCTGGGAAAGGAGGGGGTACCTCAGGAAAGAGGTGGGTTTAGTGTCCAGGGTGAGTTTTCTGGTGCCCCTGGTCCCTGTCAGAGGACAGCTCAAACCCGGGGAGCTTCCCTTCTTCAGCGGTTGCACAATGGAAATGCCTCACCTCCAAGAGTACCTAGCCCTCCACCTGCGCCCGAACCCCCATGGCCCTGTGGAGACCGGGGAGACCGGGGAGACCGGGGAGATAAGCAGCAGGCCGTGGCTCGAGGTCGAGGGTTTCCTGGGAGACGAGGTACCCGTGGGGGCAACTTAGTGACTGGCACACAGCGTTTCCAGGAGGCCCTGAAGGATCCTTTCACCTTGTGCCTTGCCAATGTGCCTGGCCAGCCAGACCTCCGCCATATTGTCATTGATGGCAGCAATGTGGCCATGGTGTGAGTACCTAGTGGGGCTGGTGTTGGGGAGGGAGGATGATACAGTCATCTTTTTGTGTCCTGGGGACATGGCTGAGGGGCTAGTACTGCAGTGAGGCTGTCAGGCCCCTCACCTGGGTTTCCCCCTGTAGCCATGGGCTCCAGCACTACTTCTCCAGCCGGGGCATTGCCATTGCTGTGCAGTACTTCTGGGACCGTGGCCATCGTGACATAACCGTCTTTGTGCCTCAATGGCGCTTCAGTAAGGATTCCAAGGTTCGAGGTGAGTTGGGTTTGATCATCTGTgtcctgggattggctctgtttcCACCTTGAGGAGAACcctgtttgttctttttctatagAGAGTCACTTCCTGCAAAAGCTGTACTCCCTCAGCTTGCTCTCCCTTACTCCCTCACGAGTCATGGATGGAAAAAGGATCTCCTCCTATGACGACAGGTACTGCTACCCTCCTTGCCCGAGCTTTGATTATTTAAGGAGTCCAGTAGGAggttgagggagagagagaatctcCTGACCATTTGCTTTGTCTCCAAGCctcaggagtaggggcagagagtTATTCCTCCATGTGCTCTTATGACCGGTTAGGTAAACCTCCCCCGTAGCTGAGATGGGATAGACTTAGACAACCGTGTTTGCCCCTTCATCATTCCTTCTTCATTCATCAACCTGAATGACATCTTGTATTTGTGTAGTGCCTTCCTGTCTAGGAAATACTTGTTTATTGGAAAGATGGGAAAGCTACTGACACAAATAGCTGACAGATGTGTTTTTATAAGCTAAATTTCCAAATGTGTAGAGAAACTCCCCCAACATTCTGGAGAAACCAGAGTaaacaattaaaagtaaatatgAGGAGAAACACAGCCTGTGAACAATAGGACTGTACAAACTGGTATGGTAGGAAGATCATAGGACGTAGAATTTAAAGATCTGAATTTGAGCTTCAAGTTCACTTCTCATTGATTTCATCTATAGGTCCATACCTTAGTGAATTAACCTCTTTGGCTCAGGTTCCTCCTCCATGCATTTGTCTTCCTTATGAATATCAAAAGAAGAAAAGTAGTGTTCTTGCTTCACTCAACGGGGTAGGCAAGAGTCCATCACATTTCCTTGTATGGACCAAATTATGTGTTGCATAAAATATTATCTCTGTTTTAAAGCTGTGGACACAAAGGGTAAGAATGGTGAACTACCCTAACAAAGGAAAAATAGACCTCAGAACTGCCAGATAGTTTAAATCCAGGGCATATTCCAGCTGCAGTATGCATACAtggtgtggggaaaagggcagatTTGAAAGCTAATTAACCAGTTTAAAAATTTTACAACTATAGGCTCTTTGTCCTTTAGGATATTATTTAGTTTTAAACAGTTAATTTCAAACTGCGGTGATCATACATTTTGTCTTTTCAAAACTTAACCGAGTGTGGTGACAcgcatgactcaggaggctgaggcaagaggattgtgagttcaaagccagcctcagcaaaagcaaggtgctaagcaactcagtgaaaccctgcttctaaataaaatacaaaatagggctggggggtgtggctcagtggtcaggtgcccctAAATTCTATCACTGGTACCcccctaaaaacaaacaaacaaacaaaacttcttATGAATAAATACTGTTTTACAAAAGGCAGTCCACTTCCTTCTAGTGGAATTTTGTTTTATGCTGAGATTTCACAGTGAATCCAAGATGGGACCTTCTTTCCACACCAGCACTGAAAGAGAATTGAGACTGAATTGAGTCAGTTTTAATGACTTTTAAAGGCATGTGTTTGTGCAGTTGTGTAGGGACCTGATGGGCAGATAACAATGTAAATTGGGAGTTTTTCCTGGTAACAGTGAATAAGCACCGTGCTACACAGCATAGGCTGACAATGAACAATATGCCATGTAATGCAATAATAGTAAAATGTGCTTAACTGGAAAATACCTTTTGTATACCATCTGTATACCTTATACATAAATTTGCTTCCCAGCCAGAAACTCAGAACCAGACATTGCTCCTGCCTAATCCTGTCAAATACTAATTGCCTGCTTAGTGTTAGGTACATGGTCTGCAGAAGGAACATGGGGAATAAGATCTGACTCTTGACTTCAAAGAGCCAAAAGAAACTTATAAATCAGATACTACAGCAACTCAGAGGAAGGGAGCCCTCTCTGACTGGTGTTTTGCAGGAGTGGAGAGTTTGTGAATTGTTTGTTGAGAAGGATGTGGATGGGCTGGATCTCTTGGTTTCTAAAACTGTTAACAAGACTGCTTTCCACCACATGAATCTACATGATGGGATCAGAATTGCTAAAGTGAGACACCAGGCATCgatatttttttggtactagggatattatctaggggtgctttaccactgaatcatatccccagccctttgtattttttatttagtgagacagggtctttgctaagttgcttaggccctcgctatgttgctgaggctggcctcaaacttgcaatcctcctgcctcagcctcttgagtcgctggaattacaggtgtgtgccaccatgcctggcttacctTTTTAAAGTTCCCCTGGTGACTGTGTTTATCAGCAAGGTTTGGGGAACACTTTCCAGATGGAGGGAATGGTTTGAGAAACATGAAGTCAGAGACAGTGCAGGCCATGTTTAGAGAGCAGGGTGTAATCTGATAATTGATTTTGACTGGAGTTGAGGGCACATCAGGGAATAATGGGAGAGAGAAGTCTGTGAGGGTGCTGTAGAACTGGATTCTAGAGGGCTTTAGCTGCCAGACCTGAGCATGTGGACTTAGT
This region of Callospermophilus lateralis isolate mCalLat2 chromosome 3, mCalLat2.hap1, whole genome shotgun sequence genomic DNA includes:
- the Cbln3 gene encoding cerebellin-3, which encodes MLGARRHWLPYPLHSLGLPVALLLLALGAGLAQEGSEPVLLEGECLVVCEPGRAAAGGPGGAALGEAPPGRVAFAAVRSHHHEPAGETGNGTSGAIYFDQVLVNEGGGFDRASGSFVAPVRGVYSFRFHVVKVYNRQTVQVSLMLNTWPVISAFANDPDVTREAATSSVLLPLDPGDRVSLRLRRGNLLGGWKYSSFSGFLIFPL
- the Khnyn gene encoding protein KHNYN isoform X2; protein product: MPTLGAGSSTPDRFAVSAEAEDKVREQQARLERIFSVGMSVLPKDCPENPHIWLQLEGPKENVSRAKEYLKGLCSPELQNEIHYPSRLHCIFLGAQGFFLDCLAWSTSAHLVPQAPGSLMISGLTEAFVMAQSRVEELVGRLSWDFQPGPCPRASQSAGVLSDFSALLQPWEDVHTEALLQLPLAVQEELLSLVQEASSGQGPQVLTSWQGRSPDLPSTQHWGVRALQSGGGESLRPESVGCRESKGAEGGSHTIEKDQGKQGGSKEMDLWWKELPKEEAWDREVAFRPYSAGGGTGEDGPLKRKALGKEGVPQERGGFSVQGEFSGAPGPCQRTAQTRGASLLQRLHNGNASPPRVPSPPPAPEPPWPCGDRGDRGDRGDKQQAVARGRGFPGRRGTRGGNLVTGTQRFQEALKDPFTLCLANVPGQPDLRHIVIDGSNVAMVHGLQHYFSSRGIAIAVQYFWDRGHRDITVFVPQWRFSKDSKVRESHFLQKLYSLSLLSLTPSRVMDGKRISSYDDRFMVKLAEETNGIIVSNDQFRDLAEESDKWMAIIRERLLPFTFVGNHFMVPDDPLGRNGPTLDEFLKKPARKQGSSKAQNTSRAFAEHGNQQQEREEEKGSGGIRKTRETERLRRQLLEVFRGQDHKVDFILQREPYCRDINQLSEALLGLNF
- the Khnyn gene encoding protein KHNYN isoform X1, with protein sequence MFGYSDTLPTAKKDSDTGQGEEAMPTLGAGSSTPDRFAVSAEAEDKVREQQARLERIFSVGMSVLPKDCPENPHIWLQLEGPKENVSRAKEYLKGLCSPELQNEIHYPSRLHCIFLGAQGFFLDCLAWSTSAHLVPQAPGSLMISGLTEAFVMAQSRVEELVGRLSWDFQPGPCPRASQSAGVLSDFSALLQPWEDVHTEALLQLPLAVQEELLSLVQEASSGQGPQVLTSWQGRSPDLPSTQHWGVRALQSGGGESLRPESVGCRESKGAEGGSHTIEKDQGKQGGSKEMDLWWKELPKEEAWDREVAFRPYSAGGGTGEDGPLKRKALGKEGVPQERGGFSVQGEFSGAPGPCQRTAQTRGASLLQRLHNGNASPPRVPSPPPAPEPPWPCGDRGDRGDRGDKQQAVARGRGFPGRRGTRGGNLVTGTQRFQEALKDPFTLCLANVPGQPDLRHIVIDGSNVAMVHGLQHYFSSRGIAIAVQYFWDRGHRDITVFVPQWRFSKDSKVRESHFLQKLYSLSLLSLTPSRVMDGKRISSYDDRFMVKLAEETNGIIVSNDQFRDLAEESDKWMAIIRERLLPFTFVGNHFMVPDDPLGRNGPTLDEFLKKPARKQGSSKAQNTSRAFAEHGNQQQEREEEKGSGGIRKTRETERLRRQLLEVFRGQDHKVDFILQREPYCRDINQLSEALLGLNF